In Desulfovibrio sp. X2, a single window of DNA contains:
- a CDS encoding glutamate synthase-related protein: MAFTPITKTYHDFQVERDREACIDCQVCVRQCSYGVHSWDENRQQVVHDSTKCVGCHRCAALCPTQCLTIRRKPSQFREHNLWKPHFLKYIYKQAETGGVLLGGMGCVTDIPIYFDNMLLDASQVTNPPIDPLREPMELKTFLGAKPERLEIEATPDGPALKTKLAPQIELSYPIMFGAMSLGAINFNLHVGLARAATELGITWNTGEGGLHKDLYQYGANTIVQVASGRFGVHRDYLNAGCGVEIKIGQGAKPGIGGHLPGEKIDERVSQTRMVPIGSDAISPAPHHDIYSIEDLLQLIYAIKEATAYTKPVAVKIAAVHHAAAIASGIVRAGADIVVIDGMRGGTGAAPVMFRDYVGIPIELALASVDQRLREEGIRNRASIVASGGIRCSADVVKAIALGADAVYVGSAALIAVGCTMCGRCFTGKCPWGIATNDPKLAKRQNPDMAARKLTNLVKAWGHEIQEMLGAMGLNSIESLRGNRDKLRVVGLNQLECDILGVKHAGR; this comes from the coding sequence TTGGCTTTCACTCCCATCACCAAGACATATCACGACTTTCAGGTGGAGCGCGATCGTGAGGCCTGCATCGACTGTCAGGTCTGCGTACGGCAGTGCTCGTACGGGGTCCACTCCTGGGACGAAAATCGACAACAAGTCGTGCACGACAGTACGAAGTGCGTCGGCTGCCATCGCTGCGCCGCGCTCTGCCCGACCCAGTGCCTGACCATCCGTCGAAAGCCCTCCCAGTTCCGCGAACACAACCTCTGGAAACCGCATTTCCTGAAGTACATCTACAAGCAGGCCGAGACCGGCGGCGTGCTGCTCGGCGGCATGGGCTGCGTCACGGACATTCCGATCTACTTCGACAACATGCTCCTGGACGCGAGCCAGGTCACGAACCCGCCCATCGACCCGCTGCGCGAGCCCATGGAGCTCAAGACCTTCCTCGGCGCCAAGCCGGAGAGGCTCGAGATCGAGGCCACGCCCGACGGGCCGGCGCTGAAGACGAAGCTCGCGCCCCAGATCGAGCTCAGCTACCCGATCATGTTCGGCGCCATGAGCCTCGGGGCCATCAACTTCAATTTGCACGTGGGCCTGGCCCGCGCGGCCACCGAGCTCGGCATCACCTGGAACACGGGTGAGGGCGGCCTGCACAAGGACCTCTACCAGTACGGCGCCAACACCATCGTCCAGGTCGCCTCGGGCCGCTTCGGCGTGCACCGCGACTATCTGAACGCGGGCTGCGGCGTGGAGATCAAGATCGGCCAGGGCGCCAAGCCGGGAATCGGCGGGCACCTGCCGGGCGAGAAGATCGACGAGCGCGTCTCCCAGACGCGCATGGTCCCGATCGGCTCGGACGCCATCTCGCCCGCGCCGCACCATGACATCTACTCCATCGAGGACCTGCTGCAGCTCATCTACGCCATCAAGGAGGCCACGGCCTACACCAAGCCCGTGGCCGTGAAGATCGCCGCCGTGCACCACGCCGCGGCCATCGCCTCGGGCATCGTGCGCGCCGGTGCGGACATCGTGGTCATCGACGGCATGCGCGGCGGCACGGGCGCGGCCCCGGTCATGTTCCGCGACTACGTGGGCATCCCCATCGAGCTGGCCCTGGCCTCCGTGGACCAGCGCCTCCGTGAGGAGGGCATCCGCAACCGCGCTTCCATCGTGGCCTCGGGCGGCATCCGCTGCTCCGCCGACGTGGTCAAGGCCATCGCGCTCGGCGCGGACGCCGTGTACGTCGGCTCGGCCGCGCTCATCGCCGTGGGATGCACCATGTGCGGCCGCTGCTTCACGGGCAAGTGCCCCTGGGGCATCGCCACCAACGATCCCAAGCTGGCCAAGCGCCAGAACCCGGACATGGCCGCCCGCAAGCTGACCAATCTGGTCAAGGCCTGGGGCCACGAGATCCAGGAGATGCTCGGAGCCATGGGGCTCAACTCCATCGAGAGCCTGCGCGGCAACCGCGACAAGCTGCGCGTGGTGGGCCTCAACCAGCTCGAGTGCGACATCCTGGGCGTCAAGCACGCGGGGAGGTAA
- a CDS encoding 4Fe-4S dicluster domain-containing protein has product MRVKPIKDNCIGCHLCEIACLTAHSRSKDVIIAWRNERAEGLTACKTVLHRGPDAVALSCQHCAEPKCVRACIAGALRKNPETGRVEYLEEQCVGCWSCVMACPFGSIGRREGEGKIYKCDLCQERGAPACVEVCPNEALILVSDDE; this is encoded by the coding sequence ATGCGCGTCAAACCCATCAAGGACAACTGCATCGGATGCCATCTGTGCGAGATTGCCTGCCTGACCGCGCACAGCCGGTCCAAGGACGTGATCATCGCATGGCGCAATGAGCGCGCCGAGGGGTTGACGGCCTGCAAGACCGTTCTGCACCGCGGCCCCGATGCCGTGGCCCTGTCCTGCCAGCACTGCGCGGAGCCCAAGTGCGTGCGCGCCTGCATCGCCGGCGCCCTGCGCAAGAACCCGGAGACCGGCAGGGTCGAGTACCTCGAGGAACAGTGCGTGGGCTGCTGGTCCTGCGTCATGGCCTGCCCCTTCGGCTCCATCGGCCGCAGGGAAGGCGAGGGCAAGATATACAAGTGCGACCTCTGCCAGGAGCGGGGCGCCCCGGCCTGTGTCGAGGTCTGCCCCAACGAAGCCCTGATCCTGGTAAGCGACGACGAGTAG
- a CDS encoding glutamine amidotransferase family protein, whose product MSIAPRHSFDYEKDISGCGVFGVIDKKKGLIPGSVAIDAMASMHDRGNGLGGGFAAYGIYPEMADYYCFHVMGYRDERLQEVEAILKSHFNIKAAEPIPTNLKAKVSMPPKVWRYFLEPREDRPQWRELDEEDYVVKVVMYVNTTLGAAADVEEKAFIFSSGKNMGAFKGVGFPEDIADFYRLDEYKGYIWTGHNRFPTNTPGWWGGAHPFTLLDWSIVHNGEISSYGINKRYLEERGYVCTLMTDTEVVAYLIDLLIRKHGLDKRMASWVFAPPFWDEIERMGEREKKLFSTLRMIYGSACLNGPFAILVGNKSGLFGLNDRVKLRPLVVAEEGDRVFMSSEESAIREVCSTLKTVWAPKAGEPVIVELEA is encoded by the coding sequence TTGAGCATCGCTCCTCGGCACAGTTTCGACTACGAGAAAGACATCTCCGGTTGCGGCGTCTTCGGCGTCATCGACAAGAAGAAGGGCCTCATTCCCGGCTCCGTGGCCATCGACGCCATGGCGTCCATGCACGACCGCGGCAACGGCCTGGGCGGAGGCTTCGCGGCCTACGGCATCTATCCGGAGATGGCCGACTACTATTGCTTCCACGTCATGGGCTACCGCGACGAGCGGCTGCAGGAGGTGGAGGCGATCCTCAAGTCCCACTTCAACATCAAGGCCGCCGAGCCCATCCCGACCAACCTGAAGGCCAAGGTCTCCATGCCGCCCAAGGTCTGGCGCTACTTCCTGGAGCCCAGGGAGGACCGCCCCCAGTGGCGCGAGTTGGACGAGGAGGACTACGTCGTCAAGGTGGTGATGTACGTCAACACCACGCTCGGCGCCGCGGCCGACGTCGAGGAGAAGGCCTTCATCTTCTCCAGCGGGAAGAACATGGGCGCCTTCAAGGGCGTCGGCTTCCCCGAGGACATCGCCGACTTCTACCGCCTGGACGAGTACAAGGGGTACATCTGGACCGGCCACAACCGCTTCCCGACCAACACCCCGGGCTGGTGGGGCGGCGCGCATCCCTTCACGCTGCTCGACTGGTCCATCGTGCACAACGGCGAGATCTCGTCGTACGGCATCAACAAGCGCTACCTCGAGGAGCGCGGCTACGTGTGCACCCTGATGACCGACACGGAGGTCGTGGCCTACCTCATCGACCTTCTCATCCGCAAGCACGGCCTGGACAAGCGCATGGCCTCCTGGGTCTTCGCGCCGCCGTTCTGGGACGAGATCGAGCGCATGGGAGAGCGCGAAAAGAAGCTCTTCTCCACCCTGCGCATGATCTACGGCTCCGCCTGCCTCAACGGTCCCTTCGCCATTCTCGTGGGCAACAAGAGCGGCCTCTTCGGCCTCAACGACCGCGTCAAGCTGCGCCCGCTGGTCGTGGCGGAAGAGGGCGACCGCGTCTTCATGTCGAGCGAGGAGAGCGCCATCCGCGAAGTCTGTTCGACTCTCAAGACCGTCTGGGCGCCCAAGGCGGGAGAACCCGTGATCGTGGAACTGGAGGCCTAA
- a CDS encoding glutamate synthase: protein MAGKSLKIDTTGIYYRELNEQIRQAVADGVTEFVLTGVKGQRYIATGLTGDLSFVVHGTPGQDMGAFMRGPRLRVEGNAQDGVGNTMDEGRIVINGLAGDVLGYGMRGGHIFVRNDVGYRVGIHMKAYLEKSPVIVIGGKAGDFLGEYMAGGAIILLGMFSDKTYAPICGRSLGTGMHGGLIYVRGEVPPEQLGPKLKCVPCEDADMEVITCNVAAFAREFDETPELILSERFYKVSPFSHRPYGNMYCPS, encoded by the coding sequence GTGGCTGGCAAATCCCTGAAGATCGACACGACCGGCATCTACTACCGCGAACTGAACGAGCAGATCCGCCAGGCCGTGGCCGACGGTGTCACCGAGTTCGTGCTCACCGGAGTCAAGGGCCAGCGCTACATCGCCACCGGTCTCACCGGCGATCTTTCCTTCGTGGTCCACGGCACTCCGGGCCAGGACATGGGCGCGTTCATGCGCGGCCCGCGCCTCCGCGTGGAGGGCAACGCCCAGGACGGCGTGGGCAACACCATGGACGAGGGCCGCATCGTCATCAACGGCCTGGCCGGCGACGTGCTCGGCTACGGCATGCGCGGCGGCCACATCTTCGTGCGCAACGACGTCGGCTACCGCGTGGGCATCCACATGAAGGCCTACCTGGAAAAGAGCCCGGTCATCGTCATCGGCGGCAAGGCCGGCGACTTTCTGGGCGAATACATGGCCGGCGGCGCCATCATTTTGCTTGGCATGTTCTCCGACAAGACGTATGCCCCCATCTGTGGCCGATCGCTCGGCACGGGCATGCACGGCGGCCTGATATACGTGCGCGGGGAGGTCCCTCCCGAGCAGCTTGGGCCCAAGCTCAAGTGTGTTCCGTGCGAGGACGCCGACATGGAGGTGATCACCTGCAATGTCGCGGCCTTCGCCCGTGAGTTCGACGAGACGCCGGAACTGATCCTGTCGGAACGTTTCTACAAGGTTAGCCCGTTCTCGCACAGGCCTTACGGCAACATGTACTGTCCCAGCTAA
- the yajC gene encoding preprotein translocase subunit YajC has translation MFFESAAYAMGAAPQGGQGGGNPIMSLLPLILMFAIFYFLLIRPQQKKAKQHKEFLAGLKKGDYVLTGGGIYGRITETEGDTLTVEIADNLSIKVNRNFVSGPAEASEAKGKK, from the coding sequence ATGTTCTTCGAAAGCGCTGCGTACGCCATGGGCGCCGCTCCGCAGGGCGGACAGGGAGGAGGCAATCCTATCATGTCTCTTCTCCCCCTTATCCTCATGTTCGCCATCTTCTACTTTCTGCTCATCCGTCCCCAGCAGAAGAAGGCCAAGCAGCACAAGGAATTCCTCGCGGGCCTGAAGAAAGGCGACTACGTTCTCACCGGCGGCGGCATCTACGGCCGCATCACCGAGACCGAGGGCGACACCCTGACCGTGGAGATCGCGGACAACCTGTCCATCAAGGTCAACCGCAACTTCGTCTCCGGTCCGGCCGAGGCCTCCGAGGCCAAGGGCAAGAAGTAG
- the secD gene encoding protein translocase subunit SecD, with the protein MKLSLGLRIGLIAVVTLLGLAYMLPSFPAVRNSPLGKILPSDQINLGLDLKGGIHLTLEADVDTALDNQLAQMGSEVRDESRDDKIAVLRPEVLPGHKLTFSLLRADQRTDLDELLSKKFPNLVVTDRKPGPDGRIDYVANFKPSYVKYLAGMTVDQAVKTIRNRIDQFGVAEPDIRKQEGNRIQVQLPGLNDPERAIAIIRQTAHLEFRLVDDSVDIQKAEKGILPPGREVMMMRTKNPDGTYMERPIVVHSEAALTGQSIVDAGTAFDTWNQPYVTMTFDARGAKLFERVTGENVGKRLAIVLDGKVYSAPVIQDRISGGRAQITGSFSVDQAHDLALVLRAGALPAPVKVLEQRTVGPSLGQESIDAGVNAAIIGFAAVVLFMAVYYGLSGIIADAVLILNIVLILAGLALFGATLTLPGIAGIILTIGMAVDANVLIYERIREDLRKGLTPRAAIAEGYNRATITIMDANLTTVFAGIVLYQFGTGPIRGFAVTLILGIVASMFTAIFVSHVLFDLMTERSPAPAKLSI; encoded by the coding sequence ATGAAATTGAGTCTAGGCCTGCGCATCGGCCTGATCGCCGTCGTCACGCTGCTCGGACTGGCATATATGCTGCCGTCCTTCCCCGCGGTGCGCAACTCGCCCCTCGGCAAGATCCTGCCGAGCGACCAGATCAATCTCGGTCTGGACCTCAAGGGCGGCATCCACCTCACGCTGGAAGCGGACGTGGACACCGCGCTCGACAACCAGCTGGCCCAGATGGGCAGCGAGGTCCGCGACGAGTCGCGCGACGACAAGATCGCCGTGCTCCGTCCCGAGGTCCTGCCCGGCCACAAGCTGACCTTCAGCCTGCTGCGTGCCGACCAGCGCACGGATCTGGACGAGCTTCTGAGCAAGAAGTTCCCCAACCTCGTGGTCACCGACCGCAAGCCGGGACCTGACGGCCGCATCGACTACGTCGCCAACTTCAAGCCCTCCTATGTCAAATATCTCGCGGGCATGACCGTGGATCAGGCGGTGAAGACCATCCGCAACCGCATCGACCAGTTCGGCGTGGCCGAACCGGACATCCGCAAGCAGGAAGGCAACCGCATCCAGGTGCAGCTCCCGGGCCTGAACGACCCCGAGCGCGCCATCGCCATCATCCGCCAGACAGCCCACCTGGAGTTCCGTCTGGTCGACGATTCCGTCGACATCCAGAAGGCCGAGAAGGGCATTTTGCCCCCGGGCCGCGAAGTGATGATGATGCGCACCAAGAATCCGGACGGCACCTACATGGAGCGGCCCATCGTGGTCCACTCCGAGGCGGCGCTCACGGGCCAGTCCATCGTGGACGCGGGCACGGCCTTCGACACCTGGAACCAGCCCTACGTGACCATGACCTTCGACGCGCGCGGCGCCAAGCTCTTCGAGCGGGTGACCGGCGAGAACGTGGGCAAGCGTCTGGCCATCGTGCTTGACGGCAAGGTCTACTCCGCTCCCGTGATCCAGGACCGCATCAGCGGCGGCCGCGCCCAGATCACCGGCTCCTTCAGCGTAGACCAGGCGCATGACCTGGCCCTGGTGCTGCGCGCCGGCGCCCTGCCTGCTCCGGTCAAGGTGCTCGAGCAGCGCACCGTCGGTCCCTCCCTCGGCCAGGAGTCCATCGACGCGGGCGTGAACGCGGCCATCATCGGCTTCGCCGCGGTGGTCCTCTTCATGGCCGTCTACTACGGGCTCTCCGGCATCATCGCCGATGCCGTGCTCATTCTGAATATCGTCCTCATCCTGGCGGGCTTGGCGCTCTTCGGAGCGACCCTGACCCTGCCCGGCATAGCGGGCATCATTCTGACCATAGGCATGGCCGTGGACGCCAACGTGCTCATCTACGAGCGTATACGAGAGGACCTGCGAAAAGGGCTCACGCCCCGCGCAGCCATCGCCGAGGGATACAACCGCGCCACGATCACCATCATGGACGCCAACCTGACCACGGTCTTCGCCGGCATCGTGCTGTACCAGTTCGGTACCGGCCCCATCCGTGGCTTCGCCGTGACGCTCATCCTCGGCATCGTCGCGTCCATGTTCACGGCCATCTTCGTCTCCCACGTACTCTTCGACCTCATGACCGAGCGCAGCCCCGCGCCCGCCAAGCTGAGCATCTAA
- the secF gene encoding protein translocase subunit SecF: MGLHIVKPDTHFDFIGKRRWAFILSGTLILLSFLSLAIKGGPRYGIDFAGGIIVQVKFEKDVDLGALNKALSTSGLEGAMAQRFGQQSEHEYLVRLSNSDTPTEQVRADLEKGLEANLAGNPYEIQRLESVGPKVGSDLRSKALEAMFYATLLIAIYISGRFEQRWMAAAIMAACLAGGIYVLKLVGVPTAGLIIAALIITMLLCWKLRLNYALGAVISLMHDVIMVVGIFSILDKEFDLTVVAAVLTIIGYSLNDTIIVYDRIRENILAKSAPTFAETLNVSVNQTLSRTLLTSGTTMLVIICLFFFGGGVIHDFSLAMLIGVFFGTYSSIYVASPVLLAFDPRSFEREAEIAQKKTERKKPNPDGDV, from the coding sequence ATGGGACTGCACATCGTCAAGCCCGACACGCACTTCGACTTCATCGGCAAGCGCCGTTGGGCCTTCATTCTCTCCGGCACGCTGATCCTGCTGTCGTTTCTCTCCCTGGCCATCAAGGGCGGGCCGCGCTACGGCATCGACTTCGCGGGCGGCATCATCGTCCAGGTCAAGTTCGAAAAGGACGTCGACCTCGGCGCCCTGAACAAGGCCCTGTCCACCTCCGGCCTCGAAGGGGCCATGGCGCAGCGTTTCGGCCAGCAGAGCGAGCATGAGTATCTGGTCCGTCTTTCAAATTCGGACACGCCCACCGAACAGGTCCGCGCCGATCTCGAGAAGGGCCTCGAGGCCAATCTCGCCGGCAACCCCTACGAGATCCAGCGCCTGGAGAGCGTCGGCCCCAAGGTGGGCTCCGACCTCCGCTCCAAGGCCCTGGAGGCCATGTTCTACGCCACGCTGCTCATCGCCATCTACATCTCGGGACGTTTCGAGCAGCGCTGGATGGCCGCGGCCATCATGGCCGCCTGTTTGGCCGGCGGCATCTACGTGCTGAAGCTCGTGGGCGTGCCCACGGCCGGCCTGATCATCGCCGCCCTGATCATCACCATGCTCCTGTGCTGGAAGCTTCGGCTGAACTACGCGCTTGGCGCGGTCATCTCGCTGATGCACGACGTGATCATGGTCGTGGGCATATTCTCGATCCTGGACAAGGAGTTCGACCTCACGGTCGTGGCCGCCGTCCTGACGATCATCGGCTACTCGCTGAACGACACGATCATCGTTTACGACCGCATCCGCGAGAACATCCTGGCCAAGAGCGCGCCGACCTTCGCAGAGACGCTGAACGTCAGCGTCAACCAGACCCTGTCGCGCACGCTGCTGACCTCGGGCACCACGATGCTCGTCATCATCTGCCTGTTCTTCTTCGGCGGCGGTGTGATCCACGACTTCTCGCTGGCCATGCTCATCGGCGTCTTCTTCGGCACCTACTCCTCGATCTACGTCGCCAGCCCCGTGCTGCTGGCCTTCGACCCCCGCTCCTTCGAGCGCGAGGCGGAGATCGCGCAGAAGAAGACGGAGCGCAAGAAGCCCAATCCCGACGGCGACGTGTAG
- a CDS encoding NADPH-dependent FMN reductase, which translates to MSQQISILGFAGSLRRESFNRALLRAAHELLPSEADLTTFDLEGIPPFNADKENDPVPKVTEFKAAVRAADALLIVTPEYNYSMPGVLKNALDAASRPYGDNALDDKPLAIMGASSGMLGTARAQYHLRQSCVFLNMHPLNRPEVMVPFAQEKIDANGVVIDEKTRQKIAELLQALVAWTRRLKS; encoded by the coding sequence ATGTCGCAGCAGATATCCATCCTCGGCTTTGCCGGCAGCCTGCGCCGGGAATCGTTCAACCGTGCGCTCTTGCGGGCGGCGCACGAGCTGCTTCCGTCCGAGGCGGACCTGACGACTTTCGATCTCGAGGGCATCCCGCCCTTCAACGCGGACAAGGAGAACGATCCGGTCCCCAAGGTCACGGAGTTCAAGGCGGCCGTCCGTGCCGCGGACGCCCTGTTGATCGTGACCCCGGAGTACAACTACTCCATGCCCGGCGTCCTCAAGAACGCCCTGGACGCCGCCTCGCGTCCCTACGGCGACAATGCCCTGGACGACAAGCCTCTGGCGATCATGGGAGCTTCGTCAGGCATGCTCGGCACGGCCCGAGCCCAGTATCACCTGCGCCAGAGCTGCGTCTTCCTGAACATGCATCCCCTGAATCGCCCGGAGGTCATGGTGCCTTTCGCCCAGGAGAAGATCGACGCGAACGGCGTGGTGATCGACGAAAAGACGCGGCAGAAGATCGCGGAGCTGCTCCAAGCGCTCGTGGCCTGGACGCGGCGCCTGAAGAGCTGA
- the nadB gene encoding L-aspartate oxidase translates to MSAALTTPVLIIGSGIAGATCALQLADQGFEVTLLTAADSISMNNTALAQGGIIYKGGDDDAKDLVRDVLVAGWRHNYVRAVQHLARKGPEAVEKVLMDRVDVPFDRTPGGELSLTREGGHSRPRIAHCADFTGKAIMDSLAAAVLASPNIRILTNRTAIDLLTTHHHSCHLDYRYSLENQCVGAYVYNGDNGHVETLLADVTVLATGGVGQIYLHTTNTKDSIGSGLAMAYRAGAWTMNSEFVQFHPTALYQKSKQRFLVSEAVRGEGAKLLNAEGEAFMPRYDARADLAPRDIVTRAIMSEMLRSGEPCVFLDVANHVSLDLPKRFPTIHKRCMEAGIDMTRQPIPVVPAAHYFCGGVLTDDRGRTTLKRLYAVGECACTGIHGANRLASTSLLEGLLWGYEAGHEIARALHKKTFLQPKLLASIPDWETPGTTHDEDPALIMQDWAALRHTMWNYVGISRSTARLKRAMSDINNQYHQVQKFYRETPITKELVDLFHGCQTAYIITSSALRNTRTSGCHHRVD, encoded by the coding sequence GTGAGCGCCGCCCTGACCACCCCGGTCCTGATCATCGGCTCCGGCATCGCCGGGGCCACGTGCGCGCTGCAGCTCGCGGACCAGGGCTTCGAGGTCACCCTGCTCACGGCCGCGGACAGCATCTCCATGAACAACACCGCCCTGGCGCAGGGCGGCATCATCTACAAGGGCGGCGACGACGACGCCAAGGACCTCGTACGCGACGTGCTCGTGGCCGGCTGGCGGCACAACTACGTCCGCGCCGTGCAGCACCTGGCCCGCAAGGGGCCGGAGGCCGTGGAAAAGGTGCTCATGGACCGGGTCGACGTGCCCTTCGACCGCACTCCGGGCGGCGAGCTCTCCCTGACGCGCGAGGGCGGCCACTCGCGGCCGCGCATCGCCCACTGCGCCGACTTCACGGGCAAGGCCATCATGGACAGCCTGGCCGCCGCGGTGCTCGCCTCGCCCAACATCAGGATCCTCACCAACCGCACGGCCATCGACCTTCTGACCACGCACCACCACAGCTGCCATCTGGACTACCGCTACTCGCTCGAGAACCAGTGCGTGGGCGCCTACGTCTACAACGGAGACAACGGCCACGTGGAGACGCTGCTGGCCGACGTCACGGTGCTGGCCACGGGCGGAGTCGGCCAGATCTACCTGCACACCACCAACACCAAGGACTCCATCGGCTCGGGCCTGGCCATGGCCTACCGCGCGGGCGCCTGGACCATGAACAGCGAGTTCGTGCAGTTCCACCCCACGGCGCTCTACCAGAAGTCCAAGCAGCGCTTCCTGGTCTCCGAGGCGGTGCGCGGCGAGGGAGCGAAGCTGCTGAACGCCGAGGGAGAGGCCTTCATGCCGCGCTACGACGCCCGGGCGGACCTCGCGCCGCGCGACATCGTCACCCGGGCGATCATGTCCGAGATGCTGCGCTCGGGCGAGCCCTGCGTCTTCCTGGACGTGGCCAACCACGTTTCCCTGGACCTGCCCAAGCGCTTCCCCACCATCCACAAGCGCTGCATGGAGGCGGGCATCGACATGACGCGCCAGCCCATCCCGGTGGTGCCGGCAGCGCACTACTTCTGCGGCGGCGTGCTGACCGACGACCGCGGACGCACCACGCTCAAGCGCCTCTACGCCGTGGGCGAATGCGCCTGCACGGGCATCCACGGCGCCAACCGCCTGGCCAGCACTTCCCTGCTCGAAGGCCTGCTCTGGGGCTACGAGGCGGGACACGAGATCGCCCGCGCCCTGCACAAGAAGACCTTTCTGCAGCCCAAGCTCCTGGCCTCCATACCCGACTGGGAGACCCCGGGCACGACGCACGACGAGGACCCGGCGCTGATCATGCAGGACTGGGCCGCACTGCGCCACACCATGTGGAACTACGTGGGCATCTCCCGCTCCACGGCGCGCCTGAAGCGGGCCATGTCAGACATCAACAACCAGTACCACCAGGTCCAGAAGTTCTACCGCGAGACGCCCATCACCAAGGAGCTCGTGGACCTCTTTCACGGCTGCCAGACGGCCTACATCATCACCAGCTCGGCCCTGCGCAACACGCGCACCTCCGGCTGCCACCACAGGGTGGACTAG
- the nadA gene encoding quinolinate synthase NadA produces MNTDSTASTEPTAAEAIATIKDVLGRRLVIMAHHYQRDEIVAHADVVGDSLELARRIPELKAEYIVFCGVYFMAETAAILARDFQKVRLPDLDADCIMAAMAPAGRVESVLKRLASTGRTIVPLAYVNSSAAVKAVVGAMGGAVCTSANAGTMMRWALERGDAVCFLPDKNLAWNTADALGMPEAERLILDVRGDGGKVDMAAADKAKLLIWPGMCAIHHRMKPEHMEAARAATPGALIVVHPECRPEVVRMADASGSTRSIIDFCEKAPEGATVYVGTEINLVRRLAVKYAGRKNIVPLIESACENMGKITEDKLRHCLEKVISECRVSVPPELAAPAKLSVERMLEACK; encoded by the coding sequence ATGAACACCGATTCCACCGCTTCCACGGAGCCGACGGCCGCGGAGGCCATCGCCACCATCAAGGACGTGCTGGGCCGCCGCCTGGTGATCATGGCCCACCACTACCAGCGCGACGAGATCGTCGCGCACGCGGACGTCGTGGGCGACTCCCTGGAACTGGCCAGGCGCATCCCCGAGCTCAAGGCGGAGTACATCGTCTTCTGCGGCGTCTACTTCATGGCCGAGACAGCAGCCATCCTGGCGCGCGACTTCCAGAAGGTGCGCCTGCCCGACCTCGACGCGGACTGCATCATGGCCGCCATGGCGCCTGCGGGCCGGGTCGAGTCCGTGCTCAAGCGCCTCGCCTCCACCGGCCGCACCATCGTCCCCCTGGCCTACGTGAACTCCTCCGCCGCCGTGAAGGCCGTGGTCGGGGCCATGGGAGGCGCGGTCTGCACCTCGGCCAACGCGGGCACCATGATGCGCTGGGCGCTCGAGCGCGGCGACGCGGTCTGCTTCCTGCCGGACAAGAACCTGGCCTGGAACACGGCTGACGCCCTGGGAATGCCCGAGGCCGAGCGCCTGATCCTCGACGTGCGCGGCGACGGCGGCAAGGTGGACATGGCCGCGGCCGACAAGGCCAAGCTCCTGATCTGGCCCGGCATGTGCGCCATCCACCACCGCATGAAGCCCGAACACATGGAGGCCGCGCGCGCGGCCACGCCCGGCGCGCTGATCGTGGTCCACCCCGAATGCCGTCCCGAGGTCGTGCGCATGGCCGACGCCAGCGGCTCCACGCGGAGCATCATCGATTTCTGCGAGAAGGCGCCCGAGGGTGCGACCGTCTATGTAGGCACGGAGATCAATCTCGTGCGCCGCCTGGCCGTGAAGTACGCGGGCAGGAAGAACATCGTGCCGCTCATCGAAAGCGCCTGCGAGAACATGGGCAAGATCACCGAGGACAAGCTCAGGCACTGTCTGGAGAAGGTCATCTCCGAATGCCGCGTGTCCGTGCCGCCCGAGCTGGCCGCTCCGGCCAAGCTCTCGGTCGAACGCATGCTGGAGGCCTGCAAGTGA